Within the Thalassoglobus sp. JC818 genome, the region AGGCATTCGTCTCGATTCACAGAACAATGTTTACTTAAATCTCACCACAGAGTCCGACGATATGCTGACGACTCGGGGAGCGCACGACCGTTCGCATAATGGTGACAAGGACGCATACATCGCCAAGCTGAGTCCTGACGGGAAACATCTACTCTATGCAACCTACTTCGGTACTTCCGGGAACGATTTTGGCAACAGCACGCACAGCATGGCCGTCGACCCGAATGGCAACGCCTACCTCGTCATTTCTTCGGACAATGATGACATGCCGGTCACTGAGGGAGTTCTCCAACCTCATCTGAAAGGCGAACGGAATCTGGTTGTGACGAAGTTATCCCCGACTGGAGCTTTGCTGCACTGCACCTATTTAGGCGGGAGCGGCATCGACGGGATCGATGGCGTCTACGCTAACGACCGAGGAGAGGTCTACTTCACGGGGACTACTTCTTCGAACGACTTCCCCACAACGAACGATGCGTTGCAGCGGCTCAAATCTGACGACAACGATGTCATCGTGGTTGCGCTGAAATCCGATTTCTCCAGGTTGAAGTTTGCAAGTTTCCTCGGGGGAAAGAGCTACGACTACGGGCGTTCCTGTTTCCTCGACAAGAATGGCTCTTTCTATCTGGTCGGGTCAACGAACGGCGAGGAGTGGCCGGTCGTGCGAGCTGTTCAGGAGAAGTTCGCCGGTGGTGGAGGGGGTAAAGAGCTTTGTTACCAAGGCGGCTGCTACGCCGGAGACGTCATTGTCACGAAGATCACATTTGAGGCCCGCTGATTTGCCATACGCGATTCTTAGTTCATTCATACTTGTAAGAACGATGG harbors:
- a CDS encoding SBBP repeat-containing protein, with protein sequence MPFSEQTTQWSLIITAVFIGMTNSVLLSAEIAFSTYLGGSEWEHARDVCVDDSGNVYVVGGTRSSDFPTTANALQTKHDKSGDKVGSGGYCDVFVSKFDASGELIWSTLLGGPNYDRAYAVEVDRAGYVYVAGRAGPGFPVTKDAFQPEFQGADEGIYGMQNGFVAKINPDGTAVVWASYVGVGRLCRDIAIDEDGDVYLPTSYQGTGPLPPKSWFEGAFQPTPGGDADCGALKVTSDGRRVVWATWIGGSRLEVPNAGIRLDSQNNVYLNLTTESDDMLTTRGAHDRSHNGDKDAYIAKLSPDGKHLLYATYFGTSGNDFGNSTHSMAVDPNGNAYLVISSDNDDMPVTEGVLQPHLKGERNLVVTKLSPTGALLHCTYLGGSGIDGIDGVYANDRGEVYFTGTTSSNDFPTTNDALQRLKSDDNDVIVVALKSDFSRLKFASFLGGKSYDYGRSCFLDKNGSFYLVGSTNGEEWPVVRAVQEKFAGGGGGKELCYQGGCYAGDVIVTKITFEAR